A window from Vigna angularis cultivar LongXiaoDou No.4 chromosome 7, ASM1680809v1, whole genome shotgun sequence encodes these proteins:
- the LOC108338029 gene encoding protein TRIGALACTOSYLDIACYLGLYCEROL 2, chloroplastic, whose product MVGNIAIIVSSVPTSFSSCLINLPRDSPSLKLLPIRHQIQINRTRATSSDAGHGTAEAKDPAAASLKIPHTVWRKTLKPLSDFGFSDRSIWEGGVGLFLVSGTVLFVLSLAWLRAFQIRSKFRKYTVAVLFAQACGISKGTPVRIRGATVGNVIGVNPSLKCIEAVVEVGDVKTIIPRNSLIEVNQSGLLMETKIDITPRDPIPTPSVGPLDEDCTKEGLIVCDREKINGQQGTSLDTLVRICTRLGRALEEIGISNSYSLAERVLSIIEEAKPLLKQIKAMAEDVHPLLAEVRDSGLLKELENLTQNLTQASEDLRRVHSSIMTPENTTLVHKSINTLSFTLKNIEYISKDIVDFTGDETTKKNLKLLINNLSRLL is encoded by the exons ATGGTTGGAAACATTGCAATCATTGTTTCATCAGTGccaacttctttttcttcatgtCTGATTAACCTACCAAGAGATTCTCCAAGCCTCAAGCTTCTTCCAATCAGACACCAAATACAAATCAACAGAACCAGAGCTACATCTTCTGATGCAGGTCATGGTACTGCGGAAGCAAAAGATCCTGCTGCAGCTTCGTTGAAGATTCCACACACTGTTTGGAGGAAAACATTGAAGCCATTAAGTGATTTTGGTTTCAGCGATAGGAGCATCTGGGAAGGTGGGGTTGGACTGTTTTTAGTGTCTGGTACTGTCCTATTTGTTCTTAGTTTGGCCTGGTTAAGGGCCTTCCAAATAAGATCCAAATTCAGGAAGTACACAGTTGCGGTTCTGTTTGCTCAAGCTTGTGGCATAAGCAAAGGAACACCTGTGAGAATCAGAGGAGCCACTGTTGGTAATGTCATTGGTGTCAATCCTTCTTTGAAGTGTATTGAAGCAGTTGTTGAG GTTGGTGATGTCAAAACCATCATACCACGGAATTCACTGATTGAGGTAAACCAGTCAGGTCTTTTGATGGAAACAAAAATTGACATCACTCCTCGTGATCCAATTCCAACACCTTCTGTTGGTCCTCTTGATGAAGATTGTACTAAGGAGGGTCTTATTGTGTGTGATCGTGAAAAGATCAATGGCCAGCAAGGAACAAGTTTGGATACACTGGTTCGGATATGCACCCGCCTTGGGCGTGCATTAGAGGAAATTGGTATCAGCAATAGCTATTCATTGGCAGAACGAGTACTTTCCATCATTGAAGAAGCAAAACCTCTTCTCAAACAG ATCAAAGCCATGGCTGAAGATGTTCATCCTTTGTTGGCTGAGGTCCGAGACAGTGGCCTGTTGAAGGAACTTGAGAATTTAACCCAAAACCTTACCCAAGCTTCTGAGGATTTGAG AAGGGTACATTCATCGATTATGACCCCTGAGAACACTACACTCGTTCACAAGTCCATAAACACACTTAGTTTTACCTTGAAGAACATCGAG TATATTAGCAAGGATATTGTGGATTTTACTGGGGACGAGACTActaaaaagaatttgaaattgcTTATCAACAACCTCAGCAGGCTATTATGA
- the LOC108337314 gene encoding oligoribonuclease: protein MEKLANSFSVLELDAGDSHVPTTADNSGKGVNPDIGVIPVKNKKQDQENEVFPSCEYKLPLVWIDLEMTGLNIEVDRILEIACIITDGFLTKTVEGPDLVIHQTKECLDRMGEWCQNHHASSGLTKKVQQSTISEGEAEKQVIEFVRRYIKVDSYTPLLAGNSIYVDFQFLKKYMPKLASLFSHVLVDVSSVKALCIRWYPKDQKRAPSKENRHRAMDDIRESIEELRYYKANIFKPKSRK, encoded by the exons atggaaaaactcGCAAATTCGTTTTCAGTGTTAGAACTCGACGCCGGCGATAGTCACGTTCCCACCACCGCAG ATAACAGTGGCAAGGGAGTTAATCCTGACATTGGCGTTATACCAGTAAAGAACAAGAAACAAGATCAAGAAAATGAAGTGTTTCCTTCATGTGAATACAAGTTACCTCTGGTGTGGATTGACTTGGAAATGACTG GTTTAAATATTGAAGTGGACAGAATACTGGAGATTGCTTGTATAATTACAGATGGATTTTTAACCAAAACAGTGGAG GGTCCCGATTTGGTCATTCATCAAACTAAGGAGTGCCTTGACAGGATGGGAGAATGGTGTCAGAATCATCATGCATCTAGTG GATTAACAAAAAAGGTGCAACAGAGTACCATTAGTGAAGGAGAAGCTGAAAAGCAG GTTATTGAATTTGTAAGGAGATATATTAAAGTTGATTCGTACACACCTCTCTTGGCAGGAAATTCAATATATGTTGATTTTCAATTTCTGAAG AAATACATGCCAAAATTGGCGAGTCTATTCTCTCATGTACTTGTTGATGTTAGTAGTGTTAAAGCTCTCTGCATTCGCTGGTATCCCAAAG ATCAGAAGAGAGCACCTTCAAAAGAAAACAGACACAGAGCCATGGATGACATTAGAGAAAGCATTGAGGAACTTAGATACTACAAGGCAAATATTTTTAAGCCTAAGTCCAGAAAGTGA
- the LOC108337964 gene encoding calmodulin-1, which produces MADQLTDDQIAEFKEAFSLFDKDGDGCITTKELGTVMRSLGQNPTEAELQDMINEVDADGNGTIDFPEFLNLMARKMKDTDSEEELKEAFRVFDKDQNGFISAAELRHVMTNLGEKLTDDEVDEMIREADVDGDGQINYEEFVKVMMAK; this is translated from the exons ATGGCCGATCAACTCACCGACGACCAGATCGCCGAGTTCAAGGAAGCCTTCAGCCTCTTCGACAAGGACGGCGATG GTTGTATTACCACCAAGGAACTTGGGACCGTGATGCGGTCACTTGGGCAAAACCCAACTGAGGCTGAGCTGCAGGACATGATAAATGAGGTTGATGCTGATGGGAATGGTACCATTGATTTCCCAGAATTCCTGAACCTCATGGCGAGGAAGATGAAAGACACTGATTCAGAGGAGGAGCTGAAGGAGGCCTTCCGCGTGTTTGACAAGGATCAGAACGGTTTCATCTCTGCTGCAGAGCTCCGCCATGTGATGACCAACCTTGGCGAGAAGCTGACCGATGATGAGGTGGACGAGATGATCCGCGAGGCAGACGTTGACGGTGACGGGCAGATCAACTATGAGGAGTTTGTCAAAGTCATGATGGCCAAGTGA
- the LOC108338028 gene encoding CBL-interacting serine/threonine-protein kinase 3, producing MSQPKIKRRVGKYEVGRTIGEGTFAKVKFARNSETGEPVALKILDKEKVLKHKMAEQIRREVATMKLIKHPNVVRLYEVMGSKTKIYIVLEFVTGGELFDKIVNHGRMSENEARRYFQQLINAVDYCHSRGVYHRDLKPENLLLDTYGNLKVSDFGLSALSQQVRDDGLLHTTCGTPNYVAPEVLNDRGYDGATADLWSCGVILFVLVAGYLPFDDPNLMNLYKKISAAEFTCPPWLSFSARKLITRILDPDPTTRITIPEILDDEWFKKDYTPPVFEENGEINLDDVEAVFKDSEEHHVTEKKEEQPTSMNAFELISMSKGLNLENLFDTEQGFKRETRFTSKSPADEIINKIEEAAKPLGFDVQKKNYKMRLANVKAGRKGNLNVATEIFQVAPSLHMVEVRKAKGDTLEFHKFYKKLSTSLDDVVWKTEDDMQMREKN from the exons ATGAGTCAGCCTAAGATCAAGCGCAGAGTTGGTAAATACGAGGTGGGGAGGACAATTGGTGAAGGGACATTTGCAAAGGTGAAATTTGCAAGGAACTCTGAGACAGGAGAACCTGTGGCTCTTAAAATTCTTGACAAGGAGAAGGTGCTCAAGCACAAGATGGCTGAGCAG ATCAGGAGAGAGGTGGCTACAATGAAATTAATCAAGCATCCAAATGTTGTTCGATTGTATGag GTGATGGGAAGcaagacaaaaatatatattgttttggaGTTTGTGACTGGTGGGGAGCTCTTTGACAAAATT GTAAACCATGGACGGATGAGTGAAAATGAAGCTCGTAGATATTTCCAACAGCTTATAAATGCTGTTGATTATTGCCACAGCAGGGGTGTCTACCACAGAGACCTGAAG CCAGAAAATTTGCTCTTAGATACTTATGGGAACCTTAAAGTTTCCGACTTTGGATTGAGTGCCCTCTCCCAGCAAGTTAGG GATGATGGGCTTCTCCATACTACATGTGGGACACCAAACTATGTTGCTCCAGAG GTCCTTAATGATAGAGGCTATGATGGTGCAACTGCAGACTTGTGGTCATGTGGGGTGATTCTCTTTGTATTGGTTGCAGGTTACCTACCTTTTGATGACCCTAATCTTATGAACCTGTATAAGAAA ATCTCAGCTGCTGAATTTACTTGCCCCCCGTGGCTTTCTTTCAGTGCCAGGAAATTGATTACACGAATCTTGGATCCTGATCCCACAACT CGTATCACTATACCTGAGATTTTGGATGATGAATGGTTTAAGAAAGATTATACGCCTCCTGTTTTTGAGGAGAATGGGGAAATCAACCTTGATGACGTTGAAGCTGTCTTTAAAGATTCTGAA GAGCACCATGTGacagagaagaaagaagagcaGCCAACATCCATGAATGCGTTTGAGTTAATTTCCATGTCCAAAGGGCTGAACCTTGAAAACTTGTTTGATACAGAGCAG GGGTTCAAAAGGGAAACAAGATTCACGTCAAAGTCACCTGCAGATGAGATAATCAACAAGATTGAGGAGGCTGCAAAACCTCTTGGCTTTGATGTGCAGAAGAAAAATTACAAG ATGAGGCTTGCAAATGTAAAAGCTGGAAGAAAGGGAAACCTTAATGTTGCCACTGAG ATATTTCAAGTGGCACCTTCTCTTCACATGGTTGAGGTACGGAAGGCAAAAGGAGACACATTGGAGTTCCATAAG TTCTACAAGAAGCTTTCAACAAGCCTGGATGATGTTGTTTGGAAAACAGAAGATGATAtgcaaatgagagaaaaaaattga